The nucleotide window GGTCGGCTTGAAGGAACTGGAGAAGCCGGTCGGGCGGGTTTACCGGCGGCTGCGCGTCCAGCGCTTCCTGGGGGCGACGGTCTGGTCGTGGGCCGGCGCGTTTCTGGTCGCCGCGGCCGCGATCGGCGCGTTCAAGGCCATGAATCGGCCGCTCCCCTGCCCTGATTGGGTTCCCTTCGCCGCGGCGGCCTTGACGGGTGTGCTGATCGCCCTGTTCGTCGCGGTCCTGACAGGCCCAAGCCGGCTCGACGCCGCGACGGCTCTCGATCGAGTGTTCCATCTCCACGAGCGAGTCAGCACCGCCCTGACGCTTCCCGACGATCTCCGCGGCAGCCCCGCCGGCCAGGCCCTTGTGGCCGACGCGATCAAACGCGTGGAGGCGCTCGACGTGGCCTCCGCGTTCGGATTCAGTGTTCCGCGACGGGCCTGGATCCCCATCGTGCCGGCGTTGATCGGCTTCGGCCTGCTCTTCGTCCCCGGCTGGGAGACGTCGGGAACCGCCCGCGCGGCGTCGACGACCAAGCCTCTGGACGCGAAGATCGTCGCCAAGCAGACTGAGGCCCTGGCCAAGAAAGTGGCCGCCCAGCGCGAGGCGATCGACAAGGACAAGTTCCCCGAAGCCCAGAACCTCCTGGCCGAGATTGAGAAGAAGTCGACCGAGCTGGCCAAAGCCCCGCCGGAGCAGAAGGACAAGCTTCTCGTCGAGATGAACAAGCTGAGCGACGCTCTCAAGGATCGCCAGAAGCAACTCGGCTCGCCCGAGCAAATCGCCAAGCAACTCCAGCAGCTCAAGGACATGGGCGAGAAGGGCCCGGCGGATCAACTGGCCAAGGACCTGGCGAAGGGGGATTTCGCCAAGGCCATGGAAGAGATCAAGCAGCTTCAGGAGAAGCTCAAGAACGACAAACTCACCCAGGCCGAGAAGAAGCAGCTTGAGAAGCAGCTAGGGGATGTCGCCAAAAAGCTCTCCGACATCGCCAACATGGCCGAGCGAAAGAAGCAGCTCGACGAGGCCCGCAAGAACGGCGGCCTGACGCAGGAGCAGTACGACCGTGAGATGCAGAAGCTCCAGCAGCAGGCTGAGAACATGCAGAAGCTTCAGCAGCTTGCCGAGAAGGTCGCCCAGTGCCAGCAGGCCATGAAGAACGGCGACTCGCAGAAGGCCGCTGAGGCCATGAGCCAGGCCCAGCAGCAGGTCGCCGACATGGCCAAGAACATGGAAGAGATGCAGGCCCTCGACGACGCGCTGGCCGAGGTGATGGACGCCAAGAACGGGATGACCGAGGGCCTCAACCAACTCGGCGAAGGCATGGGAATGGGCGACGGTTTCTCGAACCGTCGCAGCAATGGCAACAACGGCTCCGGGCGAGGCCGCGGCGCTGGCGACCGTCCCGAAGCCGCCGACGACACCTCGACCTACAAAACCAAGACCGCCCAGCAGATCCAGAAGGGGAAGGCGATCTTCCAGGGCTTCGGCGAGCCCGGCAAGGCCGTGAAGGGCGAGGCCCGCATCGACATCCAGGCGGAGCTTGAAGCCGGCTCCGGAGGCGCAGCGGACGCCCTCTCCAACCAGCGGATCCCCAAGAGCGTCGAGAAGCACGTGAAGTCGTACTACGACCAGCTCAACAAGGGCCGGTGATCGCGACCTCCGAACCTCGGGGTCACAGCCCGTCGCTGTTGCGGCCCCGAGGCTTCTGAATGTCGAGGATCATCTTGCCCCGGCGGAAGATCGAGACCGTCCCCGTCGACTGGGAGACGCAGACCGAGAGAGCGTCGGTCGTGACCGTGATCGCCGCTCCGGCCTCATGACGCGTTCCCAGCCCCTGAGGCAGCGCCTCCTCCAGCTTGCCTCGCGGAGCCAGATATCGGGCGGCGCAGAGGACGACCCCATCACCCCGGACGATGTAGGCCCCGTCGATCGCGGAGAACTCCTTGATCGTCTCCTCCAACCGGTGGTCGAGGATGTTCCGCTCCTCTTCGGGATAACCGTGAAACGGGTTGAACACCAGCTGATGGCTTTGCGCGAGCACCCGTTCACAGTCCCCCACCACGAACAGGGCGCCGACAGGTCGCCCCTCGCGACCCTCAACCCCCAACTCGCTGGCGACGTTGAGAATCCGCTCGAAGACGGCCGGCCCCACGTCCGGCGGCAGGGGTTCGGCGGCGCCTGCGGTGAAGAGCTCGATCTCGGTCCCCATATCCAGGACCATGATCGTGTCCAGCGAGCCGGAGCGGTCCATGCCTGTGAGGCAGAGGATGCGGTCCCCCGCGTGGATCAGGTCCTCGGCGGCGGCGACGAGCGTGGCGACCTTCACCTGCCCCGCGCGGGTCATGGCGATGTCGGGGAGCTGGACGACCCGGCAGATCTCCTTGAACTCCTCGGGAGGCACGAAGTCGCATCGGCGCGAGACCAGGATGATCCGGAAGTTGACGTCGTCGATGAGAGCCTTCAGATCCGCGTCTTCCTCGACGACGTCGGCGTGCAGAAGCACGACGCGCGCGCCGACTTCACGGGCGATCGCGTGGGCGTGTCGGACCATGCTGCGCGTCAGCATCTTCATAGCGAGGTGTCGAATCGGATCCGGGTCGAAAGGGTCAGGGGCGATGGGTCGTGGGAGCGGCGAACTCAACGGCGAGGCCGAGGACGCCGAGGTCGTCGAATTCGCGGGGGTCGTCGGCGGTCCCTGTCTGTTCGATACGAAGGACGTGCTCCCCTGGTCGAACCGCGTCAGCCGGAATTGGGACGCGAATACGCAGGACGGTTTCATTGGGGGTGTTGACGAATCGGTTGATGTAGTCGATCCGGCGGCCGTCGATCACGACGTAGGTCTTCAACTCGCCCCGTTGGATGAACTCGGAGAACTGCAAACCGGTCGCCTCGCCCACGACGCCCAGCACGTCGAGCACGACGAACGCGGGGCCGGCGGCGTCGGGAGGAGCATCGAACGTCCGCTCCAGCGCGCCCCCTTCAGGCAAGGGCGGGTCGAAGAAAGGCGCCGAGCTCGCGACCTCGTTCCCCAGATGGTGCGAGCACGGGTCGATCACCAGTCGAAGGCCGGGCTCCCGAACGATCAATCGGACGAGTCGGTCGCGGGGGATCGTCAGCGTTCCTGCGAACGGAGTGCTCAGAACCAGGGCCGAGTCGGTGAGGGACTCGACGGCGCCCTCAGCGAAGTCAGACTGCCGAGCGACCCCCAGAACCAGATCGTCGGTCGCCCGCCATTCCACTCGCGCCAGAGCCCCCGCAATCTGGGCTCCCGTTGCGGGGTCGCGACGGAAGTAGACCCCTGCGAGATCCTTCCAAGACAGGACGACCGAGCGTTCGTCGACCACCATCTCCACCCGATCGCGATCGCCCCGAACGACCGAGCCGAAAAGCTGGTCGCCGACGACGAGGCGCGCTTCGTCCTGACTGGGGTCGAGTTCCAGGCTCGAGGGAACGGCGGCGAACCGCGCGACCTGGATCGCGCCGAGGTATCCCCCGAGGTTGGCGTCCTCGGCCGGATCTCCGGCTGCGGCGATGCGGATCGACTCGAGCGGGCCGGTTGGCCCGCGGCCGTGGGCCAGATCCTTGCCGTCGACGGAGACCTCGGTCCGGTCACCGACGAATCGGATCGTCAGTCGTCGCCAGTCGCCGTTTCGGGCGAGGCGTTGCACGGCCAGCCCTGGGCCTTCCGGGGTTTCAACGGCCAGGCTGTCCTCGGCCCAACCGAGGAGGATTCGGAGCGGGGCGGTTCCTCCGGGGCCGCGGTAGTTCAGGGTCAGGCTCCAGCTCTTCCCCGGGCGCACGACGCCGTCGTCTCGGAACGTCAGGTCGACTCGGCCGGCCTCGATCGCCTCGTCGAATCGGTGCTCGATCGACGTCCCCCCCGGGGGAAGCAAGAGGGCCGATTCCCCGTCCTCGACCACGGCGCGCGGCTGACCGACGACGCCCCAGACGTTCGCGTCCAGGGCGTCGAAACCATCGGCCAGGATCCTGGCCTCTCCCAGGCGTTGAACAATCGACTGGATACCCGGTCGACGGAGAATCACGGCCTCGGACTGCCAGGGGACGGCCAGCGTGACGGAATCCGGCGAGATCGCCCGGAGAGTTCCGGAAATCCGCCCATCCTCGCCCAGCATCGCCTGGAAGGCCGGCGGAACCATCACGGCGCGAGGACCCTCAGCCGTGAATTCGACCACGCCGCCGGGTGCGATCGCCTGGACATGAGGCGCTGCGCCGGCTTCGCCAGCGGCCTGGAAACGGAAGCCCGTCGATCGTTCGAAGAGCAGGCGGCCCGTGAGACCGGGACCGCCCTGACGGACCAGTCGATCGGGGGACGGCTCTTCGGCCCTCGCGAATAAGGACGAGCCGACGACGGTCCCGAGGGCCGCCAGGGCGACGACGAGGGACCGAGAGGAAACGCGACCGACATGGGCGTTCGAGGTGGCTCTCATGTCATGATTGTAAAGGGCCGCTCGCGAGGCGGGCAAGCGCGAGGACGGCGCCCCGTCGCCTCTTCGGGCGGGCGCAGGTAGGCTGTCGGTCTCGATTCCCTCCTCGCCGCCGCCCCATCCCACCAGGAGTCTCGCCATGCCCCAGCCCCAGACCGGTGGACGGCCCATCACGCCGACCCTTTCGTACATCTTGCTGGCCCTCGCCTGCGCCGCGCCCGGCCTGGTGAGGGAAGCCCGCGCCGGAGCGACCATGGAAGAAGCGAAGAAGAGCTATCGGATCATCGTTTTCGGAGCCCACCCCGACGACTGCGAGCTGACCACCGGCGGGACGGCCTCGCGGTGGGTCGATGCGGGTCACGCCGTGAAGTTCGTGAGCCTGACCAACGGCGATATCGGCCATCATGAGATCTCCGGCGGCCCTCTCGCCCGTCGTCGCCGCGAGGAGTCCGTCAGAGCCGCCAAGATCCTGGGGGTCGAGTCGCAGACTCTCGACAACCACGACGGCGAGTTGATGCCCACGCTCGAAAACCGCAAGGCTGTCGCCCGAGCCATTCGTGAGTGGAAGGCCGACGTCGTCATCGCGCCGAGGCCCAACGACTACCACCCCGACCACCGCTATACGGGGATTCTCGTCCAGGATACGGCCTACATGGTGGCGGTCCCCAACTTCTGCCCGGACACCCCGGCCCTCCGGACGAACCCCGTCTTCCTCTACGTCGCTGACCGCTTCCAGCAGCCGAATCCGTTCCGCCCCGACGTCGTCGTCTCCATCGACCCCGTTCTCGACAGGAAGGTCGCCGCGCTGGCCGAGATGGACTCTCAATTCTTCGAGTGGCTCCCCTGGATTGACGGCTATCTCGACCAGGTCCCCAAGGACCCCGCGACCCGTAAGACCTGGTTCCGGGAGCAGGTCCTCAAGCGTTATGGCGCCTCCGCCGACCGCTTCCGTGAGAAGCTCGTGGACCTCCTCGGCCCCGAGCGCGGCCGAGCCGTCCTCGCCGCCGAAGCATTCCAGGTCTGTGAGTACGGCCGACAACCGGATCGAGCGGACTTGCTGAAGATCTTTCCGTTCTTCGGCGACGCGGCGAAGTAAGTCGGGGCCGCTGTCAGAGGCTCGGATTCGAGAATTCCCGCAGCGGCAGCGTCACCGGCACCTGGTGGCGCGAGCTGCGGGCGACGGCCTCGGTGAACTGCATGTACCGGGCGCCGGTGGCGAAGTCCGTGTGGGTCACCGGGCGCTCGCCTCGAATCGCCGCGATGAAATCAGCCTCGACGTTCCAGTCGCCGCGCATGGAGTCGGGGATCGGCAGGAGCTTGGGGACCTGTTCGCCTCGGCGGAGGCCACGGATCTCATTCTTCAGCAGGTCGTAATAGATCGACCCTTCCGATCCGTGGAGGGCCACGCTCATCGTCCGCGGTCCCCACGTCACGGCGCTCAGTCGGTAGACGCCGACCGAGTCGTCTTCGTGGGTCGTGAGAACCTGGACGGTGTCTGGAGTGCCGACGGGCTTGGTCTTGTTGGTTTCGGGATCGAACCGCTCGGGAATCAGCTTCGAGGCGTAGGAGAGCACGCGATTCGCTGGTAGGACCCAGCGGAGTACCGTTTCATACAGGATGCCCAACGTGAGCATGTTGAAGCCCGAATATCGGGTCTTCTGCCGCCAGCCCATGGGCGTCGCGGGATCAGCCAGCTCGTCCGTTAGGCCGTCGACGTGGACCTCGCGTAACTGGCCGAGGAATCCCTTCTTGAGCAGCGAGCGGATGAACTCCTCGCCGGCGAGCCCGTAGGGACTGGGGACGACCATCGCGGTTTGGCCGGGGCACTCGCGAGCCTTATCGAGCATCCGTTGAGCTTCGCGGGCGTTCATCGCCATCCGGGCCTGCGTCAGCACGTGTTTGCCGGCGTCGAGCGCGGCCAGCGTGACGGGGCAATGCAGATAGGGCCAGGTGCCGATCAGAACTGCGTCGATCGTCGGGTCCTGGATGACGTCTTCCCAACTGCCGTAGGTCTTGGGGATCTTGAGTTCGCGTGCGGCGCGCGCTGAGGAGTCGCGCCGGCGATTGCAGACGCCGGCCAACTCAACGCCCGGGATCGCCTGAAACCCCGGAGCGTGACGGGTGCGGACGATCGCCCCCGCGCCGATCACGCCGATACGAATCGTCCCCCTCGGCATGCGCCCGTCCTACGGCTGATCACGTCCCGTCGAAAACCCCCGGGCGGTCAAATTCGTCCGCCCGGAGATTGTATCGGCCAGGTCAAAGAGCGATCGGCAGATTCAGCTTCCTTCGGACGGCCACGAACTGCCCGGCGTGGAGGATCGGATGCGTTCCCGCCAGGTGGATAAGCTGTCCGACCGTCGGGGCGAAGGGTGGGAGCTTGCCGCCGGCGGCTTCCTCCTTGTCGAGTTCCTCGTCGGGGAGCGAATTGAGCAGGCCGAGCGTCGCCTCGCGCTGGGTCTTCCAGAGCCCCAGGTACTCCTCGGGCGAGAGGAACTTGGAGGCGTCGTCGTTCGAGGTGTGCTCGCGATCGTGGTTCGCTTCAAAGCCTTCCGGCAACGCCGGCGACGAGCCGGGACGGATCATCTCCATCATGCGCCGCTCGCCGGAGATCAGGTGTCCGAGCTGCCAGGCGATATGGTTCATCCCTGGCACAGGGCGGATCAACAGGTCCGACTTCGACAGACCTTCGAGGTAGGTCTGCAT belongs to Paludisphaera rhizosphaerae and includes:
- a CDS encoding Gfo/Idh/MocA family protein, whose protein sequence is MPRGTIRIGVIGAGAIVRTRHAPGFQAIPGVELAGVCNRRRDSSARAARELKIPKTYGSWEDVIQDPTIDAVLIGTWPYLHCPVTLAALDAGKHVLTQARMAMNAREAQRMLDKARECPGQTAMVVPSPYGLAGEEFIRSLLKKGFLGQLREVHVDGLTDELADPATPMGWRQKTRYSGFNMLTLGILYETVLRWVLPANRVLSYASKLIPERFDPETNKTKPVGTPDTVQVLTTHEDDSVGVYRLSAVTWGPRTMSVALHGSEGSIYYDLLKNEIRGLRRGEQVPKLLPIPDSMRGDWNVEADFIAAIRGERPVTHTDFATGARYMQFTEAVARSSRHQVPVTLPLREFSNPSL
- a CDS encoding PIG-L deacetylase family protein, with the translated sequence MPQPQTGGRPITPTLSYILLALACAAPGLVREARAGATMEEAKKSYRIIVFGAHPDDCELTTGGTASRWVDAGHAVKFVSLTNGDIGHHEISGGPLARRRREESVRAAKILGVESQTLDNHDGELMPTLENRKAVARAIREWKADVVIAPRPNDYHPDHRYTGILVQDTAYMVAVPNFCPDTPALRTNPVFLYVADRFQQPNPFRPDVVVSIDPVLDRKVAALAEMDSQFFEWLPWIDGYLDQVPKDPATRKTWFREQVLKRYGASADRFREKLVDLLGPERGRAVLAAEAFQVCEYGRQPDRADLLKIFPFFGDAAK
- a CDS encoding DinB family protein → MTAKDLIRKAFAGSERIMQTYLEGLSKSDLLIRPVPGMNHIAWQLGHLISGERRMMEMIRPGSSPALPEGFEANHDREHTSNDDASKFLSPEEYLGLWKTQREATLGLLNSLPDEELDKEEAAGGKLPPFAPTVGQLIHLAGTHPILHAGQFVAVRRKLNLPIAL
- a CDS encoding DNA integrity scanning protein DisA nucleotide-binding domain protein, whose product is MKMLTRSMVRHAHAIAREVGARVVLLHADVVEEDADLKALIDDVNFRIILVSRRCDFVPPEEFKEICRVVQLPDIAMTRAGQVKVATLVAAAEDLIHAGDRILCLTGMDRSGSLDTIMVLDMGTEIELFTAGAAEPLPPDVGPAVFERILNVASELGVEGREGRPVGALFVVGDCERVLAQSHQLVFNPFHGYPEEERNILDHRLEETIKEFSAIDGAYIVRGDGVVLCAARYLAPRGKLEEALPQGLGTRHEAGAAITVTTDALSVCVSQSTGTVSIFRRGKMILDIQKPRGRNSDGL